A stretch of Pyrenophora tritici-repentis strain M4 chromosome 7, whole genome shotgun sequence DNA encodes these proteins:
- a CDS encoding ADP-ribose pyrophosphatase codes for MASSTKASNKSKLLRTEPLDNKDAKWATLVKTTYTDPEGVERTWESGQRLTRPKGSDIDGVGVAAILQDPAKPNDEPRIILQKQWRPPVNATVIEVPAGLMDPNESPETCALRELKEETGYIGELVADKTFQVSPIMFNDPGFCNTNLRMIHVTVDVSRPENQDPQPELEDNEFIENFSVPLKDLWEECIRFEQQGYVIDARVGTLAEGIEFAKRWRF; via the exons ATGGCTTCATCTACCAAGGCGTCCAATAAATCAAAGCTTCTCAGAACCGAGCCTCTGGACAACAAGGACGCGAAATGGGCAACGCTTGTAAA AACCACCTACACGGATCCCGAAGGCGTCGAACGCACGTGGGAGTCCGGCCAGCGTCTCACACGACCCAAAGGCTCGGACATAGACGGCGTTGGGGTTGCGGCAATCCTGCAAGATCCTGCCAAGCCCAACGACGAGCCAAGGATCATTCTTCAGAAGCAATGGCGTCCGCCGGTTAACGCCACAGTCATCGAGGTCCCAGCTGGTCTAATGGACCCCAACGAAAGCCCGGAAACCTGTGCTCTCCGCGAGCTTAAAGAAGAGACGGGCTACATTGGGGAGCTAGTCGCAGACAAGACT TTCCAAGTCAGCCCCATCATGTTCAATG ATCCAGGTTTTTGTAACACCAACTTGAGAATGATTCATGTTACCGTCGACGTTTCTCGGCCCGAAAACCAGGATCCTCAGCCCGAACTCGAGGACAATGAGTTCATAGAAAACTTCTCGGTTCCATTGAAGGATCTCTGGGAAGAGTGTATCCGTTTCGAACAACAAGGGTACGTGATCGATGCCAGGGTCGGCACACTGGCTGAAGGCATTGAGTTTGCGAAAAGATGGCGCTTTTAG
- a CDS encoding Herpes-BLLF1 multi-domain protein, which yields MAEAERHIVDLWARIDAVIQEIYVDIGKFTVRRRDMQIEIEEDPAHYYEPDVLPPPNFTRSDLDFIMEHDPAIDDRPAASHWKFTRTLFQGMRYEIDGRWTHTIIHLFILVDREGIIRKRMVVKIIGGESVAQIRDEVGSEYHTHEAVSRTRCPNILKVYGFSIRRRARNPQLGYIFMEYAPYGTLLDLQNRVRDDPFYKTPKITDYGNAFFDDPAHPAVNLADIVFAPPGWGPPEQIPNPPEAYSKTPIKIHSNIYNVGQIMLSLMEGREMLTPEHCTERIVHPIEYNKVYSFLLEKTVGECLRLSARRRPTLDNLLFRSFEGLAQWQEVYGPVSGDIVPDYAQCDFQDEEFRIGEPERAHMPKRRSAEDENEGGSYDGNDDDEGGNEGGSDDVNENLNDVRGGVEVTEDEDVTEGVDITEGVDITEGVDITEGVDITEGVEVTEGVDGTEEEDVTEDDELDYVLESDDEDVDNDDPKDLDYVFEESSSEDEWYFKRNKKGKRKR from the exons ATGG CCGAAGCTGAGCGACACATTGTTGATTTGTGGGCCCGTATTGATGCTGTCATACAGGAGATTTATGTCGATATTGGCAAATTTACGGTTAGACGCCGCGACATGCAGATCGAAATCGAAGAAGACCCCGCCCATTACTATGAGCCCGATGTGTTACCTCCACCTAACTTTACCCGATCCGATTTGGATTTCATCATGGAGCATGACCCAGCGATTGATGATAGACCTGCCGCATCTCATTGGAAGTTTACAAGGACCCTGTTTCAGGGTATGCGTTATGAGATCGATGGCCGTTGGACACACACAATCATTCATCTCTTCATATTGGTCGACCGAGAAGGCATCATTCGTAAA CGTATGGTCGTCAAGATTATTGGAGGGGAAAGCGTCGCTCAAATCAGAGATGAGGTAGGATCGGAGTATCATACACATGAAGCCGTTTCTAGAACAAGATGTCCCAACATTCTGAAAGTATATGGATTTTCTATTCGGAGAAGAGCGCGCAATCCTCAGCTGGGGTACATCTTCATGGAATATGCACCATATGGAACGCTTCTCGACCTTCAGAACAGAGTCAGAGATGACCCTTT CTACAAAACTCCGAAGATTACCGACTATGGAAATGCTTTCTTTGATGATCCAGCCCACCCAGCTGTAAACCTGGCAGATATTGTCTTTGCCCCTCCAGGTTGGGGGCCGCCT GAACAAATTCCCAACCCTCCGGAGGCCTACAGCAAGACACCCATCAAGATTCACAGCAATATCTACAATGTGGGACAAATTATGCTCAGTCTAATGGAGGGAAGAGAGATGTTAACACCAGAACATTGTACGGAAAGGATTGTCCACCCCATCGAGTACAATAAGGTGTATAGCTTTCTTCTTGAGAAGACCGTAGGCGAATGTCTTAGGCTATCGGCCAGACGTCGACCAACGCTCGACAATCTTCTCTTCAGAAGTTTCGAGGGCCTCGCACAATGGCAAGAGGTTTATGGTCCGGTTTCTGGCGACATAGTTCCTGACTATGCGCAATGCGATTTTCAGGACGAGGAGTTTCGGATTGGGGAACCGGAGCGGGCGCATATGCCGAAGAGGAGAAGCGCGGAGGACGAGAATGAGGGCGGATCATACGATGGGAATGATGACGACGAGGGCGGTAACGAGGGCGGATCAGACGATGTCAACGAGAATCTCAATGATGTTAGAGGAGGGGTGGAGGTGACAGAAGATGAGGACGTAACAGAAGGGGTAGACATAACAGAAGGGGTAGACATAACAGAAGGGGTAGACATAACAGAAGGGGTAGACATAACAGAAGGGGTGGAGGTGACAGAAGGGGTAGACGGTACAGAAGAGGAGGACGTGACGGAAGATGATGAACTCGATTACGTGCTTGAGTCAGACGATGAGGACGTCGATAACGATGACCCAAAGGATCTCGATTATGTTTTCGAAGAGTCTTCTTCGGAAGACGAGTGGTACTTCAAAAGGAATAAAAAGGGAAAAAGGAAAAGGTGA
- a CDS encoding squalene monooxygenase: MFSGTKITALPPGVNTSPSPQLRTRRSTQSVPKVESTQTTDYRDERRREHHEADIVIVGAGILGCAAAVAFGKQGRSVLLLEKSLKEPDRIVGELLQPGGVNALEKLGMRDCLEDIDAIPCHGYQILYGPEKVHIPYPDNLITSAPSKAPEGRSFHHGRFISKLRAKARSTPNVTIVETTVTSLVKSDYNGQVLGVSCQTAGEQDFYFGAITLVADGYASKFRKENHPHQPQVRSKFWGLEMIDAKLPMPNHGHVILGDQPPILIYQIGTHETRILIDIPENLPSASPKNGGVKNHMLNVALPALPECVQPAFKKAVEAGKLRSMPNSFLPPSTQKQPGLIMLGDAMNMRHPLTGGGMTVAFNDVVLLSNLLSPANIPILEDTNAVIDAMSTFHWQRKHGSSVINILAMALYSLFAANNEYLEYIKKGCFRYFMRGGKSVSEPCGMLAGLITHPLMLVYHFFYVAFYAIWVRLQDVGVWHAPYTLCVESVMVVWTAASVIGPYLIAEMKA, translated from the exons ATGTTTTCTGGTACCAAGATAACGGCGCTCCCGCCTGGCGTCAACACTTCGCCCTCACCACAGCTTCGCACTAGGCGCTCAACACAGTCGGTCCCCAAAGTCGAGTCCACACAGACGACAGACTACCGCGACGAGAGGCGACGCGAACATCACGAGGCTGacatcgtcatcgtcggcGCAGGCATCCTTGGCTGTGCCGCGGCTGTCGCGTTCGGCAAACAGGGCAGGAGCGTGTTGCTGCTCGAGAAGAGCTTGAAGGAGCCCGACAGGATTGTTGGCGAGCTGCTGCAGCCCGGCGGTGTGAATGCATTGGAGAAGCTGGGCATGAGGG ATTGTCTCGAGGACATTGACGCCATCCCCTGCCACGGATACCAGATTCTATACGGTCCAGAGAAGGTCCACATCCCCTACCCTGACAACCTAATCACCTCTGCGCCTTCGAAAGCCCCAGAGGGTCGCTCCTTCCACCATGGTCGCTTCATCTCCAAGCTTCGTGCCAAGGCGCGATCCACCCCCAATGTCACCATTGTCGAGACCACAGTCACATCCCTCGTCAAGAGCGACTACAACGGCCAGGTCTTGGGTGTATCATGCCAGACCGCCGGCGAGCAAGACTTTTACTTCGGCGCGATAACCCTGGTCGCCGACGGCTATGCCTCCAAGTTCAGGAAAGAAAACCACCCTCATCAGCCCCAAGTCCGCAGCAAGTTCTGGGGTCTTGAAATGATTGACGCCAAGCTGCCAATGCCCAACCATGGTCACGTTATCCTCGGCGACCAACCACCTATCCTCATCTACCAAATCGGTACCCACGAGACGCGTATCCTTATTGACATACCCGAAAACCTGCCCTCCGCGTCGCCCAAGAATGGCGGTGTCAAGAACCATATGCTCAACGTCGCTTTGCCAGCCCTCCCAGAGTGCGTCCAGCCTGCCTTCAAGAAAGCAGTCGAAGCAGGAAAACTGAGGAGTATGCCCAACTCCTTCCTTCCCCCAAGCACCCAGAAGCAACCCGGTCTCATCATGCTTGGCGATGCCATGAACATGCGTCATCCCCTCACCGGTGGTGGCATGACTGTTGCCTTCAACGATGTTGTCCTCCTCTCCAATCTCCTCTCTCCAGCCAACATTCCCATACTCGAGGACACCAACGCTGTCATCGATGCCATGTCGACATTCCACTGGCAGCGCAAGCATGGTTCTTCGGTCATCAACATCCTCGCCATGGCCCTCTACTCGCTCTTCGCAGCCAACAACGAATACCTGGAGTACATCAAGAAGGGTTGCTTCAGGTACTTCATGCGCGGTGGAAAGAGCGTCAGCGAGCCATGTGGTATGCTTGCAGGTTTGATCACACATCCATTGATGTTGGTCTACCATTTCTTCTACGTAGCCTTCTACGCCATTTGGGTCAGGTTGCAAGACGTCGGTGTCTGGCATGCACCATACACTCTATGCGTCGAGAGCGTCATGGTTGTCTGGACCGCTGCCAGCGTCATCGGACCGTACCTGATTGCGGAGATGAAGGCGTAG
- a CDS encoding DUF1421 multi-domain protein → MSSNWFGDLQLAYKYIVVFLSLLVLTILGGFVKVLYNRQKLKKAKKAELEAGPREDTVELNQREKDEGDLFGIRAIEAGFYAGVAQSRPTSRAGSVIGDHPAMSTSTLVGGSVNSPLMKGQSTNNSVLSLNLHATREPSRLRPSDAELNGRHDLSLQPPPSSGQSRGSSSPTFGGSDSDSEGFATPRSMSPSETYQHYAPASSKDTPDALTVSYYTSDGNSHQSQSASYSTSPGQSATPPSPYSPPTARLPTIPGSALRKESRSPSPEYDYPRVQVHEPNLEPAQSPSSAPKLQLQSRVTSHHARDGSDASSMYTSNHRSSGFQVYQPYHDDAQNDDEDGSVSDGWITQSGRSSLFASSDVEGDTHRQSHKLLPPGTGRKDARLSDLYDSYYRNSHIGAAEPVGANRPIVGRQSTIIEVDTPLVSPMFPPTQQPGTAM, encoded by the exons ATGTCGTCCAACTGGTTCGGAGACCTGCAATTGGCATACAAGTACAT TGTTGTCTTTCTCTCTTTGCTAGTACTTACCATCCTCGGTGGATTTGTCAAGGTTCTATACAACCGTCAGAA GttgaagaaggcgaagaaggcgGAACTGGAGGCTGGGCCAAGGGAGGACACTGTCGAGTTGAACCAGCGCGAGAAGGATGAAGGAGACTTGTTTGGCATTCGTGCCATCGAGGCCGGTTTCTATGCTGGTGTCGCCCAGTCGCGCCCTACGTCAAGAGCAGGATCCGTCATTGGTGACCATCCCGCAATGAGCACCAGCACTCTTGTTGGGGGAAGCGTAAACTCCCCGCTCATGAAGGGCCAGTCCACCAACAACAGCGTGCTCAGCTTGAACCTCCATGCCACCAGGGAGCCTTCCAGGCTCCGACCCTCAGACGCCGAACTCAACGGAAGACACGACCTGTCTCTACAACCGCCACCATCGTCTGGCCAATCCCGCGGATCCTCTTCTCCTACCTTTGGTGGATCCGACAGCGACAGCGAAGGCTTTGCAACTCCCCGATCCATGTCTCCATCCGAAACCTATCAACACTATGCACCGGCGTCCAGCAAAGACACGCCCGACGCGCTCACCGTCTCATACTACACATCGGACGGGAACAGTCATCAGTCCCAAAGCGCATCCTACAGCACTTCACCTGGTCAATCCGCAACACCGCCATCGCCTTACAGCCCACCCACAGCCCGGTTGCCAACTATCCCTGGCAGCGCATTGAGGAAAGAATCTCGTTCGCCATCGCCTGAGTACGATTACCCTCGCGTGCAAGTTCACGAGCCGA ATCTTGAGCCTGCGCAGTCACCCTCGTCCGCCCCCAAGCTCCAACTACAATCCCGAGTGACTTCACATCACGCACGAGACGGGAGCGACGCAAGCAGCATGTATACCAGCAATCACCGGTCGAGTGGGTTCCAAGTCTATCAGCCTTACCACGATGATGCGCAAAACGATGACGAGGATGGATCAGTGTCTGACGGCTGGATCACGCAGTCTGGGCGAAGTTCTCTGTTTGCGTCTTCTGACGTTGAAGGTGATACCCATCGTCAGTCGCACAAACTCCTTCCACCTGGCACAGGTCGAAAAGATGCCCGACTGAGCGACTTGTACGACTCTTACTATCGCAATTCTCATATTGGTGCCGCAGAGCCGGTTGGGGCCAATAGACCAATCGTCGGTAGACAATCAACCATCATTGAGGTCGACACTCCTTTGGTATCGCCCATGTTTCCCCCAACGCAACAGCCTGGTACAGCAATGTAA
- a CDS encoding Dimer-Tnp-hAT domain containing protein, giving the protein MAKRSRETLGAAVSQATTFESQFFESQTEEEGAAEGSQAGTAATTEASVDTEPDNGDNFDGINWDRLPRFMKPLTTGRRVKSWIFQHGYRVVELYDQNRVWFVCKYCHIHKVIDTGGSGVFDVSKATSSAAAHLGLQKRGHGFTKDGLKPRRTGQQLSLRQTLETGVAVSQEAANAMGNFNIQQFREVAVFCLLDNNLPMELLARPSFREMISLANPEAEAALWVSPRSVATYAMRLFQYMQPQIVCALSEAASKIHISFDGWTTKGGKRGFFGVVAHFANASGVIQDLPIALPHLAGSHTGDAIADTIKKTLQEYSIGSDKLGYFVLDNAANNDTAVSSLAHAYDFNAAHRRLRCGPHTLNLIGQAIIFGSNQEAYNNNNDEQLQTEEVYMQEWRQEGPLGVLIDVINHIKTPQQHEIFRSFQTAANAELPARERLHVLEPVKPVVTRWNSYYAAFKRATQLQAAYNSYAEHYINALSLEDRRACQRGNKLPEAPSWMRSTGLTAADWAVITEYQDCLEPLKLATEKLEGRGKAGKYGAIYETIPVFEYVLGALEARTRSYEQVDFNPPDAPEDHLFVNLRAAWSKANDYYNKLDRSPAYYAATCLHPYYKYYCENSWVDKPEWLTSANAGFLQLWQSYKPQRTRPLSQTTAKPRHRGIDDVIGALVRRNKAQVEAAHDDEYERWRTQEPEWTSEQYLSDGHPVKYWIQLRSKYPCLSQFAIDILTIPASSCDCERLFSELGDLLEPRRRALGSELLAALQLVRSWRRAGFDGLYNNGDDEDKWSDVKDEEIVQQYDIEGWSTTP; this is encoded by the exons atggccaaacgctctcga gaaacccttggcgccgccgtaagccaggccacaacgtttgagtcgcaatttttcgagtcgcaaacagaggaggagggtgcggctgagggcagccaggctggtacagcagcaacaacagaggctagtgttgatacagagcctgataatggcgataactttgacggcattaactgggatcgcctccctcggttcatgaagcctcttacaactgggcggcgcgtcaagagttggatctttcaacatggatatcgcgttgttgagctctacgatcagaatcgagtgtggtttgtatgcaaatactgccacatccacaaggtcattgacactggcggcagtggagtttttgacgtatcaaaggccacctcctcagctgcagctcatcttggccttcagaaacgaggccatggctttacaaaagacggcctgaagcctcgaagaacagggcagcaactctctctacgacagacgctggagactggtgttgcagtctctcaagaggctgccaacgcgatgggcaacttcaacatccagcagtttcgtgaagttgcagtgttctgccttcttgataacaacttgccaatggagctacttgcaaggccgtcctttcgcgagatgattagccttgcaaacccagaggcagaggcagctttgtgggtaagtcctcgcagtgtagctacctacgcaatgcgcctcttccaatatatgcagccacagattgtctgcgctctgtcagaagctgcaagcaagatccacataagctttgatggttggacgacaaagggtggcaagcgtggattctttggagtcgttgcacactttgctaacgcctctggagtgatacaagatctccccatcgccctcccacatctcgcaggctctcatactggtgatgctatcgctgatacaattaaaaagacgctccaagaatacagtattgggagtgataaactcggctacttcgtcctcgacaatgctgcaaacaacgatactgcagtctcctcgctcgcccacgcgtacgacttcaacgctgctcaccgacgcctccgctgcggccctcacacgcttaaccttattggccaggcaattatctttggcagcaatcaagaggcgtacaacaacaacaacgacgagcagctccaaacagaggaggtgtacatgcaggagtggcgtcaagaagggcccttaggtgtacttatcgacgttatcaaccatataaaaacgcctcaacaacacgaaattttccgaagcttccaaaccgccgccaacgccgagttgccagctagagagcgcctccacgtacttgagcctgtgaagcctgttgttacacgctggaactcttactacgctgccttcaaacgcgcaactcaactccaggcagcatacaactcttacgctgagcactacattaacgcactctcccttgaagatcgccgcgcttgtcaacgtggcaataaactccctgaagcacctagttggatgagatcaacaggacttacagctgctgattgggcggtgataacagagtatcaggactgcctagagccgcttaagcttgctacggagaagcttgagggtcgcggaaaggcaggcaaatacggcgctatatatgagactattcctgtatttgaatacgtacttggcgcgctcgaagcccgtacgcgctcgtacgagcaagttgacttcaacccacctgatgcgcctgaagatcacctctttgttaacctccgcgccgcctggagtaaggccaacgattactacaacaagctcgatcgatcgccagcatactacgctgctacctgcctccatccatactacaaatactactgcgagaacagctgggtggataagccagaatggctaacatcagccaacgctggcttcctgcagctctggcagtcgtataagcctcaacgtacacgtcctctatctcaaacaactgcaaaaccaaggcatagaggaatagatgatgtgattggcgccctcgtacggcgcaacaaggctcaggtagaggctgcccacgacgatgagtacgagcgctggagaactcaagagccagagtggacaagcgaacagtatcttagcgatggccacccagtcaagtactggattcaattacgctcaaaatacccgtgtttaagccagtttgcgattgatatactcacgataccagcatctagttgcgactgcgagaggctctttagcgagcttggcgatttacttgagccgcgccggcgagctcttggcagcgagttacttgctgcccttcagcttgtacgttcgtggagacgagctggctttgacggcttgtacaacaacggtgatgatgaagataagtggagtgacgtcaaagatgaggagattgtacaacagtacgatatagaaggctggagtacaacaccataa
- a CDS encoding S-TKc domain containing protein: MAASIDYTWASYCWGRPHLTDHLDRKIPDSWRRDFPSFVIGYKLSRRGKKPDIQIDGIVNVYRSLYDSNRHKKAKKLVKLGAASPDPRLNARNFQLSETLEKYSKSLPKQDRSRFAAFAYGGNVMLLDEERIWLWENSEQVVEAYVGSGKHWYGQYQKTRPPVSPPLNSVHAANAHLRDKIIKYPPATLGDPDEVQRVLGAQYSGNLRWMFHSTIFQNGHVENYQRIVHLFVGVDELDHIQKRIIVKVQGERTEKSLLDTMQPEIDLHQRLTTKGCRHIVDFYAASYRIRRIPPILGYVYMEYAPFGDLHDLVDKHHSRKENTVQIPEPML; the protein is encoded by the exons ATGGCTGCTAGCATCGACTATACTTGGGCCAGTTATTGCTGGGGCCGGCCCCACTTGACAGATCATCTAGATAGGAAGATCCCAGATTCATGGCGAAGAGACTTTCCGTCTTTTGTCATCGGTTACAAACTTTCTCGCCGCGGGAAGAAGCCAG ATATACAAATTGATGGGATTGTCAATGTCTATAGGTCGTTGTACGATTCCAACaggcacaagaaggccaagaaACTCGTGAAATTGGGAGCGGCCTCGCCAGATCCACGGCTAAACGCGCGAAATTTCCAACTTAGCGAGACTTTGGAAAAATACAGTAAAAGTCTTCCCAAACAAGATCGATCACGATTTGCAGCGTTTGCTTACGGCGGAAATGTTATGCTTTTGG ATGAGGAACGCATCTGGCTCTGGGAGAACAGTGAACAGGTTGTTGAGGCGTATGTAGGATCAGGGAAACATTGGTATGGTCAGTATCAGAAGACACGACCACCGGTCTCGCCGCCCTTGAATTCGGTTCACGCTGCAAACGCGCACTTACGTGATAAGATCATAAAATACCCACCAGCTACTCTAGGAGATCCGGATGAAGTCCAGAGAGTGCTAGGTGCCCAGTATAGCGGCAACTTACGTTGGATGTTCCACTCCACGATTTTCCAGAATGGGCATGTTGAGAATTACCAGCGCATCGTCCATCTTTTTGTGGGCGTCGATGAGCTCGATCACATCCAAAAG CGAATCATTGTAAAAGTACAAGGCGAGAGAACAGAAAAATCGCTTTTAGACACTATGCAACCTGAAATCGATCTGCACCAAAGGCTCACTACGAAGGGATGTCGCCATATCGTAGACTTCTATGCAGCTTCCTATCGCATACGAAGAATACCCCCTATACTGGGCTATGTGTACATGGAGTACGCACCCTTCGGCGACCTACATGACCTTGTGGACAAGCATCACTCGAGGAAGGAAAA CACTGTACAAATCCCCGAGCCCATGCTTTGA